The Oryza brachyantha chromosome 7, ObraRS2, whole genome shotgun sequence genomic interval tacatatattgaGGATTTGGATTCGTTGATATTGTCCCATGACATTTTCGGTAACATTGAGTCACTGACGTGTAGCACACACGTGGATCCAGACACATGTGGGTTCCACACGTCAGTAACTTAATGTCACCgagaattttataggaaaatgtCATCGAATCCGTGTccatatatttagatttaataacataaaaaatgttatagcttttttattttttattgatatgcGCGATAATGACGaataataaagttattttcaaGTAAGGGACGGAGTAGCAAGAGAAAGAGAGCAGCCATTCACAAACTCTGGTCATTGACTGCGATGGCCATTGGCCTTGTCTTGCACAAACCAAAAGGCTCCGATTCCCTCGCCTCGGGAGAGTGCACAAGATTGGGACAGATCCAAATGGCCTCCTCCAATTATTGGTCACTCACACCACACAGAGTGAGAGATACTGCAACTGGTCGTCTCATCACTCTCCAGGTCTTGTTTGGCCCATGCACACGAAGGCCAACAGAGAATTGACAGGTTTTTGTCTCTGTCTTTCTAGTAGAGATCAGGAGTGTACTCCTGTTTGCCGTATCTGAACCAACCCTGCCAATCTGATTGGCTGTTTCAGAAGTTCAGagctgtaattttttttctgggggAGGAACTTCAGAGTGATATTCATGTGGCTGAAATCCCTGCAACAGCTATCTCACTGATGAGAACTGGATGGCTGTTTTGGTCCATGGACAAGTCTAGAAGAGGCCCCTCCAATAATTGGTCTGGCTCACAGGTGAGTGAATGAATGGAAGCTGGTTCAGGTGATCAGATCAGCACAGGACTACATTTATGCTATGCTTACTGCAAGATAACAGTGCTCATCTCAGTGTCTAACTGAAGCCACATGCGCCTTTCGAACTGTCAGTGCCACCAAAACCAGCGACCGAAAACCACCAGAAAGGGACAAAAAATGGTTGCCCATTTTCCTCGACATGTTCATGCATCCATGCTCGGATGCTCTTCTGTCACACATCAGTAGAACATCATGCTCCGTATCAtctaaaaagaagaagaaaaaaaatctccccTAAAGAACATCATATGTCGACTATCGTGTAAAAATGTTCACCATAAACTCCAAAGAAGAACACACCCATGACTCATTTGAGTTAAAAACTAACTGGAGTACATAAATAGTACATATTTCATGTTAGAGACGAgtgaattaaaattatttatataaatagtacACATTTTACAATTAGAGATGAGTAGACGGACATATGGTTAGAACTAGCTTAGTCACTGTTGACACGGCGTTCTGCCGTGCGTGTTTATGTTTATCTTCAGAGAGTACTTAACTCATTTCTTTGACACGTCTCAATGGCTCAACCTGCAACCTGACTGGCTCCAACATGAGAGTTGGAGCCTGTAAATTAACCTAGCTAGCTGGGCTCTGACGTCTGCGTGTTAATTATGTAATATGTTGACCGATTAATCAGCAGCCAAAAAGATTAGAGATGTTCATCAATGTGAAATGAAAAAAGGATGGAGATGGCACTGATAGGATAGATAAGTACGCAGCGATTGCGAGGTTGAAGACTTCCTTAAGACAGGTTTATACAGTGCAAGGCCAGCGATTGGCAGAGAATGAGAGAGTGATCAGCATCAAAAACGTGTGCCACGCGTTTGCAGAAATCGAGTAATTAATTGATCTGCCAACCCAAAACCAGGTTCATGGCATGGGCTAGAAATGTAGTActagaaatgattaaaaaGAGATCCATGTTTGTATCTTTGCCCTGGTGTTGAGCTGAATTGAACCAGTGTTGCTTGCCCCCTACAGCCTTGGAAATATAATCTCAGGATGCAAATATAAAGAAAGATGAACATTCATTTCGATTTACAGACTCTGTGCTAATCAAATGATAGGGTTTATCTGTTGTCTCCAAGTTTTTAGTGAGGCCAGAGGCATATGGGGAATAATTTTTTCTAGTGAAATCGTCATGTGTGCAACAACAAAAGAAGTTGATAATCAGCTTGAATTCTTTGATAGAAAGATACAATGTCACTAAAGAACGCATAaaacattagaaaaaaaatttaagcatCGATTGATTGTAATTTATCATACACATTGCAGGAATAGAGAGAACTTTGATACTGATACAAAATGATCACTTATTTATGCACAAAACCATATCTCaaagaaacaataaataaatttatgcacAAACACAAAGAAAACCACACAAGagacaaaaaaagaaataaatggaATCACTTCCATTACTTCGCGCTGATATGTACACATTTTATTATTGCTCTTAAATTCTCGCTAGCAAAATCAATGAAACGAAAAAAAGTAgaagcaaatatttatttacagTACAAAAGCTAAAGTTTTCAGGCTAGAAATCTACCatttttttgtggtttttactcgacgagcgcggcgaagCAGCTCTCCGTCCGCGCGAGCGAgccacccgcgccgccgcctccgcctccggcgacTACGGTCTCGACGGAGACGATGCCGGCGGCTGCGGTCGGCACGTCGCGCCTCGGGCTGCTGGGCGTGGAGCGAACCTTCCTcggcggcgtgggcggcggggagcccagcctgcggcggaggaggaggcgcacCGCGGCGATGagcccgtccgcgctctctgcgggggacggcggcgcggtggagcggcggccggagccGCAGACGAAGGCGTGGCGGTCGAGCGCCTCGGCCGGCGAGATGGGCGGCGAGGCccggcccatctcctcccCGACGGCGTCCCCGCACAGGCCGCAGATCCAGCGGCCCCCGTACCGCGCCCGCACCCCGGCGATGTACGGCGCCGTGCACTCCTCCGTGAACCCGCAGCAATCGCACGCAACCTCCGTCTCCTCCGCAGCCTCCATAGCTAGCTTCAACCCTCACACAGCtatctccacctcctcctacTCGttgcccggcggcggccgcttcTGCtactccggcgacggcgacggtgagctcctctctctctctctctctctcctcttcgtGCGCGCGTGATCGTTGGGAATGCTTCAGCTTATATCGGAGggaggtggggcccacgcgcGAGGGAATCATGGATGCTGGGTGGGGACGCCACGTCGGACGGGTCCCTGCCAGCTGTCGCGTCAGGCCGGTTCCTTGCTGTTGCTAACTTGCTTCGGTTGTTTGGTATTGTACTCGTATTTCTGTTTGCTTTTGATTGAGAAAATAAAacggtatttattttttttgtttatcgtGTTGATTAAGTTGTGTACTAGTAGTCACGTAGTGCCTGTTCAAAGAACAGCAGTGGCGTGATATTTTAGGAGAACTAAGGAGAGTCCCCTAAATAATGACAATATAATTGTATATAATTATAGACGCGGTATATGATCATTGatattgttgtttatttaCATAACAACATATGCCCCAGATAATCAATTTGACTTGACTAATGGTGAAGCCCTTCCTTGGCGTTTACGCCTAGGTGCGTGCGTCATCAACTGATCGCCTGATCGGCTGTGCTTTCAAccgtatatttatttgtttacgTTATGTTTACGAGCAAAAATGTtgtgattttatttgttatagtttattttcttagtCTGATTTATTCAATTGCTAATaacgtatatataaaagtatgagtgaagtgcaccggcggtctctaaacttgtatgcatgtgtcatctcaGTCTCTGGACTCTCAACATACTTTTTTGGGTCTCCGAACTTGTcaagggtgtcatataggtccaaacgagctCTAACCCACTCTATCCGCTGACGTgtcatgccacggtggcgtctacgtgttggtggtgcCATATGGGTCTCATATgtcagtttctctctcctccttattcttttctctcccttctcgtaggcgccaccgtggcatgctatgtcagcggatggagcggatCGGAGCTCGTTTGAAGCTATATGACACCTTCGGACATGTTCGAGGAtctaaaatacattttgagagttcagagacctagatgacatATACATACAAGTTAGAGACCGCTTATGCACTTCATTCTTTCTTTGttaataaatatgtcattcagATTATCCCTTTGGACGCATTCATGGACGGAGATGTGAAGGAATTTTGCGGTGCAAAAAAAGGAGATGGGTTTCTTCAAGGAAGAAACTTGATGAAACGAATTAGTACAAGGCAGGCACGGAGTAGTGATGAAGAGAGCAGTCTCCAGTTCCTATCTAATCTAAATCTAACCCACCGTTACGCTGCTtccaaccgccgccgccagcacgACGGATCGACGGAAGCACGCCAGCTAgcgcgaggcgaggcgaggcgttTACTTGCAAGGAACGAagcgagggagggaggcgcagctccggccgtcgccgtcgttcaCATCCGCACGCACCGCATTGACTTCCGCCGGGGCACGCGGCGCGCACCTGGTTTTCACGTAGCGCGCACGAGCAACCCGCAAGGCAAAACTGCGCAAAAGGATATCGCT includes:
- the LOC121055017 gene encoding uncharacterized protein LOC121055017; translation: MEAAEETEVACDCCGFTEECTAPYIAGVRARYGGRWICGLCGDAVGEEMGRASPPISPAEALDRHAFVCGSGRRSTAPPSPAESADGLIAAVRLLLRRRLGSPPPTPPRKVRSTPSSPRRDVPTAAAGIVSVETVVAGGGGGGAGGSLARTESCFAALVE